One region of Triticum aestivum cultivar Chinese Spring chromosome 6B, IWGSC CS RefSeq v2.1, whole genome shotgun sequence genomic DNA includes:
- the LOC123135553 gene encoding ATP-dependent helicase BRM isoform X2 produces the protein MQPGGAPSGSSPASSPRPEQPPAPSQQQQQQQAQHLGFARNQAMMQQQQQQQSYQAGMPHGMMGGGGGFPQSSGPMGPFQGQRGLPQPGGPQGLVVGQQYSQSTMQQQQAYMQFLMQQQKSHGMQLQQQQQQQQQAKMNMAGPSTRDQDAAANPAKMQELMSLQAQAQAQAQAQAQAQAQAQAQMLKRQSEHLQQAEKQPEQGQRAGSEQRSADMRPPVPPQGIPGQQMSSAGMVRPMQPMQGQVGMASMGGIPLQAIHAWAKEQKIDLSDPANASLISQIIPIWQSRMAAMQKQNTTNMAAQQQQQQQQQQQQQQQQNQQMLPRQANSDAPVNGNNPGQAPLKPRQPPLPSSSVSAGAETKMANPSNLQMQQQFSAQSSNERAVRPPMTMGNAGQMMHMTQSSVHGNKISEQPNPKNTLASSEAMQLQYARQLQQANRATAPTATPGETGGSQAPTQGGRPNSNFTKHQLHVLKAQILAFRRLKRGDRTLPPEVLELIMSPPPLPDSQTQLVSGPPVIPNRERAASVNADEQGRPMESGDKAPEKPLLLKGPSLPKAEVSASEEKTGSASGPMQVKEVPPKEPLRILPVSAPEQSNTAPIKSEQEPERGAQRTPGRSDYSGERGKSVPTDSGSADAEQAKRAASTSSAPSPRDVPRKYHGPLFDFPSFTRKHDSMPPANYNGSLALGYDMKDLLAQEGMMVLGKKREDNLKKISGLLSINLERKRIRPDLVLRLQIEEKKLKLLERQARMRDEVEEVQQEIMAMPDRIYRKFVKQCERQRVELIRQVQQMQKASREKQLKSIFQWRKKLLEAHWAIRDARITRNRGVAKYHERMLREFSKKKDDDRSKRMEALKNNDVERYRQILLEQQTSVPGDAAQRYNVLSSFLSQTEEYLYKLGGKITATKNQQQVEEAANAAAAAARAQGLSEEEVKAAAQCAGQEVMIRNTFSEMNAPREENASVNKYYMLAHAVSEKVTKQPSLLRLGTLRDYQLVGLQWMLSLYNNKLNGILADEMGLGKTVQVMALIAYLMEFKGNYGPHLIIVPNAVLVNWKSELLNWLPSASCIFYVGAKDQRQKLFSQEVLAVKFNVLVTTYEFVMFDRSKLSRIDWKYIIIDEAQRMKDRESVLARDLDRYRCQRRLLLTGTPLQNDLKELWSLLNLLLPEVFDNRKAFQDWFSKPFQRDAPTPNEEDDWLETEKKVIIIHRLHQILEPFMLRRRVEDVEGSLPRKDSIVLRCKMSAIQGAIYDWIKSTGTIRVDPEDEKIRIQRNPMYQAKTYKNLQNKCMELRKVCNHPLLSYPFMNYYGKDFIIRSCGKLWNLDRILIKLHRSGHRVLLFSTMTKLLDILEDYLQWRQLAYRRIDGTTSLEDRESAIVDFNRPGSECFIFLLSIRAAGRGLNLQSADTVVIYDPDPNPQNEEQAVARAHRIGQTREVKVIYMEAVVDNISSYHKEDELRNGGSGDLEDDLAGKDRYMGSIESLIRNNIQQYKIDMADEVINAGRFDQRTTHEERRMTLETLLHDEERYQESLHDVPSLQEVNRMIARTEEEVELFDQMDEEFDWTGDMMKHNQVPKWLRVGSTDVDCVVASLTKKPARNASGSAPDNGDKLEKRRGRPTGSGKYSIYREYEDEDDEESEEDDEERNTPSHPEEEAGESEEEEENDDSVPDDDNKDQSEEEEPNNDDGYDLQQGTGSGKGHKSEEAGSTGSSSGSRRLPPPAPSSSLKKLRSLSALDSRPGTFSKRTSDDLEDGEIALSGDSHMDLQQSGSWNHDRDDGEDEQVLQPKIKRKRSLRTRPRPSTDKQEDRSGADGTFPQRGARLLFPGDGDYDSQQDAHALADPTSRQQDTVHPIVKQKRNMPSGKASPASRAGKSTHLSGSAEGSAEHSKQNWSNKVISSAGTKMSDSMQRKCKNVISKLWRRIGKEGHQKIPNIASWWRRNENSSSKGVAGSTLDLQKIELRVDGLEYGSVAEFIADMQQMLKSVVQHFGYRHEVRVEAEILHNLFFNIMKIAFPDSDFQEMKDSLSFSNPGGGASGTAVPSAKHLASGLKRRSATTEAEQHGPGSGKHSSHHASAGEAPSRAKPDRDSRHSGPGSRDQSLDSPGLPLHPGDLFIAKKKRQDRARSSIGSPSSSGPRGPLSPTSTGRLGPVPSPRGARTPFQRDSHPSQQSMPGWGAHSDRGGSSPPGIGDIHWAKPAKRQRTDTSKRRPSHL, from the exons ATGCAGCCCGGCGGGGCGCCCTCCGGCAGCTCGCCGGCCTCGTCGCCGCGGCCGGAGCAGCCGCCcgcgccgtcgcagcagcagcagcagcagcaggcgcaGCACCTAGGGTTCGCCAGGAATCAG GCGatgatgcagcagcagcagcagcagcaatcctaCCAGGCCGGCATGCCGCATGGTATGATGGGTGGAGGGGGCGGCTTCCCCCAGTCCTCGGGCCCGATGGGGCCGTTCCAGGGCCAGAGGGGCCTGCCCCAGCCCGGTGGACCGCAGGGCCTGGTTGTGGGCCAGCAGTACAGCCAGAGCACAATGCAGCAGCAGCAGGCGTACATGCAGTTTCTGATGCAGCAGCAGAAGTCGCATGGGAtgcaactccagcagcagcagcagcagcagcagcaggccaaGATGAATATGGCAGGACCGTCCACAAGGGACCAGGATGCGGCTGCCAACCCCGCCAAGATGCAGGAGCTCATGTCCCTTCAGGCCCAGGCCCAGGCCCAGGCTCAGGCTCAGGCCCAGGCCCAGGCGCAGGCGCAGGCGCAGATGCTTAAGAGGCAATCCGAGCATCTTCAGCAGGCGGAGAAGCAGCCGGAGCAGGGGCAGCGGGCCGGTAGCGAGCAAAGGAGCGCTGACATGAGGCCTCCTGTGCCACCACAAGGAATCCCTGGGCAGCAGATGTCATCAGCTGGTATGGTGAGGCCGATGCAGCCAATGCAAGGTCAAGTGGGCATGGCCAGCATGGGTGGTATCCCGTTGCAAGCTATCCATGCCTGGGCAAAGGAGCAGAAAATCGATCTGTCTGATCCTGCAAATGCAAGTCTCATTTCTCAAATCATACCTATCTGGCAGTCCAGGATGGCTGCCATGCAGAAGCAGAACACGACAAACATGGCTgcacagcagcaacagcaacagcagcagcagcagcagcagcaacagcagcagaatCAGCAAATGCTTCCTAGGCAGGCGAACAGTGATGCCCCAGTAAATGGGAATAATCCTGGTCAGGCTCCATTGAAGCCCCGGCAGCCTCCCCTGCCTAGTTCTTCTGTGTCTGCTGGAGCAGAGACAAAGATGGCGAATCCAAGCAACTTGCAGATGCAGCAGCAGTTTTCTGCCCAAAGTTCAAATGAGAGGGCTGTGAGGCCGCCCATGACAATGGGCAACGCCGGGCAAATGATGCATATGACCCAAAGTTCTGTACACGGGAATAAGATTTCTGAGCAGCCCAATCCAAAGAATACCCTTGCGAGTTCAGAAGCGATGCAGCTGCAGTATGCAAGACAGTTGCAGCAGGCTAATCGAGCTACCGCCCCTACAGCAACTCCTGGTGAAACAGGAGGATCACAGGCCCCAACTCAAGGTGGTCGGCCGAATTCGAATTTCACAAAACATCAACTTCATGTACTTAAAGCTCAAATATTAGCTTTTCGGCGTCTGAAG CGTGGTGACCGTACGCTCCCACCGGAAGTTCTTGAATTAATCATGTCTCCTCCGCCACTGCCGGACTCGCAGACACAGCTGGTCTCTGGACCTCCAGTAATACCCAATCGTGAAAGGGCTGCTTCAGTCAATGCTGATGAACAAGGAAGGCCCATGGAGAGTGGTGATAAAGCTCCTGAAAAACCTCTATTGTTGAAGGGACCCTCTTTACCAAAGGCGGAGGTTTCTGCTTCGGAAGAGAAAACTGGTTCTGCAAGTGGGCCCATGCAAGTGAAGGAAGTTCCGCCCAAGGAGCCTCTTAGAATTTTACCAGTTTCTGCACCTGAACAAAGTAACACTGCTCCCATTAAATCTGAGCAGGAACCAGAAAGGGGTGCCCAGCGAACACCTGGGAGAAGTGATTACAGTGGTGAAAGGGGAAAATCTGTACCGACCGATAGTGGCTCGGCAGATGCTGAGCAGGCAAAAAGAGCTGCCTCTACAAGTAGCGCACCATCTCCAAGGGATGTTCCCAGAAAATATCATGGTCCATTATTTGATTTCCCGTCCTTTACTAGGAAACATGATTCCATGCCCCCTGCAAATTACAACGGTAGTTTGGCACTTGGTTATGACATGAAAGATTTGTTGGCTCAGGAAGGCATGATGGTTCTTGGCAAGAAACGAGAGGATAACTTGAAAAAGATTAGCGGCTTGCTTTCAATTAATCTAGAGAGGAAAAGGATCCGGCCAGATCTTGTTTTGAGGCTACAGATTGAAGAAAAAAAGCTGAAACTCCTAGAGCGTCAGGCTCGCATGAGGGATGAAGTTGAAGAGGTGCAACAAGAAATAATGGCGATGCCTGATAGGATATACAGGAAGTTTGTCAAGCAATGCGAGCGTCAACGCGTCGAGCTTATAAGGCAAGTTCAGCAGATGCAAAAGGCCTCGAGAGAGAAGCAGCTGAAATCCATTTTCCAATGGCGCAAGAAGCTTTTGGAAGCACATTGGGCTATTCGTGATGCACGAATAACTCGTAACAGAGGGGTGGCCAAGTACCATGAAAGGATGTTGAGGGAATTCTCAAAGAAGAAGGATGATGATCGAAGCAAAAGAATGGAGGCACTAAAAAACAATGATGTGGAACGATATCGTCAAATACTATTGGAACAACAAACTAGTGTTCCTGGTGACGCAGCTCAAAGATACAATGTTCTATCTTCGTTCTTATCCCAGACTGAAGAGTACCTTTATAAACTCGGTGGGAAAATTACTGCTACCAAGAATCAGCAACAAGTAGAAGAGGCAGCAAATGCTGCAGCAGCAGCTGCACGGGCACAG GGTCTTTCTGAAGAAGAAGTGAAGGCTGCTGCACAATGTGCTGGCCAGGAGGTTATGATAAGAAACACATTCTCGGAGATGAATGCACCAAGGGAGGAAAATGCATCTGTTAACAA GTACTACATGTTAGCTCATGCTGTGAGTGAAAAAGTAACAAAGCAGCCCTCACTTTTGAGATTAGGAACTTTAAGGGACTACCAACTG GTGGGCCTTCAGTGGATGCTTTCACTCTACAATAACAAATTGAATGGCATTTTGGCTGATGAGATGGGTCTTGGCAAGACTGTACAG GTTATGGCATTGATTGCATACTTGATGGAGTTTAAAGGGAACTATGGACCACATCTCATAATAGTGCCAAATGCTGTCTTGGTCAATTGGAAG AGTGAACTGCTAAATTGGTTACCATCCGCATCTTGCATCTTTTATGTTGGTGCAAAGGATCAAAGGCAAAAGTTGTTCTCTCAA GAGGTTTTGGCTGTCAAATTTAATGTTCTTGTGACAACATATGAATTCGTTATGTTTGATCGTTCTAAGCTTTCAAGAATTGACTGGAAGTACATTATAATTGATGAGGCCCAACGAATGAAGGACAGAGAGTCAGTCTTGGCCCGTGATCTTGATCGCTATCGTTGCCAGCGACGTCTCCTTCTCACTGGCACTCCTCTACAG AATGATCTCAAGGAGCTTTGGTCCCTTCTAAACTTGTTGCTTCCAGAAGTGTTTGACAACCGCAAGGCATTTCAAGATTGGTTCTCAAAGCCTTTTCAGAGGGATGCTCCTACACCTAACGAAGAAGATGATTGGTTGGAGACCGAGAAGAAAGTGATTATTATTCACAGGCTTCATCAAATTTTGGAACCTTTTATGCTACGTAGGCGTGTTGAAGATGTTGAAGGTTCACTTCCACGGAAG GACTCTATTGTTTTGAGGTGCAAAATGTCTGCCATTCAAGGTGCTATATATGATTGGATCAAATCCACTGGCACCATTAGAGTCGATCCGGAAGATGAGAAAATACGTATCCAAAGAAATCCAATGTACCAGGCCAAGACATATAAGAATCTCCAAAACAAATGCATGGAACTGAGGAAAGTCTGCAACCATCCTTTGCTCTCATATCCCTTTATGAATTACTACGGGAAGGATTTTATTATCAGATCTTGTGGGAAGTTGTGGAATCTTGATAGGATTTTAATCAAGCTTCATAGATCTGGTCACCGTGTTCTCCTCTTTAGCACTATGACAAAACTTCTTGACATCCTGGAGGACTATTTGCAATGGAGGCAACTTGCTTACAGGCGAATTGATGGAACAACTAGCTTGGAGGACCGTGAATCAGCAATTGTTGATTTTAATAGGCCTGGTTCTGAGTGTTTTATATTCTTGCTTAGTATCCGTGCTGCTGGTAGAGGTCTGAATCTTCAGAGTGCAGACACTGTTGTAATTTATGACCCCGATCCCAATCCACAAAATGAAGAACAAGCTGTTGCAAGGGCCCATCGTATAGGGCAGACTAGGGAGGTAAAGGTTATTTACATGGAGGCTGTTGTTGATAACATCTCAAGTTATCACAAAGAGGATGAATTGAGGAACGGAGGAAGTGGAGATCTGGAGGATGACCTTGCTGGAAAGGACAGATACATGGGTTCAATCGAAAGTCTCATCCGCAATAATATCCAACAGTACAAAATTGATATGGCAGATGAAGTCATTAATGCTGGTCGTTTTGATCAAAGAACGACCCATGAGGAAAGGCGCATGACCTTGGAGACCCTGCTGCATGATGAAGAGAGGTATCAAGAAAGTCTTCATGATGTTCCTTCGCTGCAGGAAGTTAATCGCATGATTGCTCGGACTGAAGAGGAAGTCGAGCTCTTTGATcagatggatgaagaattcgattGGACAGGAGATATGATGAAGCATAATCAGGTTCCAAAGTGGCTCCGTGTTGGCTCTACAGATGTTGACTGTGTTGTGGCGAGCTTAACCAAAAAGCCTGCCAGAAATGCATCTGGCAGTGCTCCTGACAATGGTGACAAACTCGAGAAAAGAAGGGGGAGACCCACGGGGTCTGGTAAGTACTCTATCTACAGGGagtatgaagatgaagatgatgaggagtctgaagaagatgatgaagagaggAATACACCATCTCACcctgaagaagaagcaggagaatctgaagaggaagaggaaaatgATGATTCAGTACCCGATGATGATAACAAAGATCAATCGGAGGAAGAAGAGCCTAACAACGATGATGGGTACGATCTTCAACAAGGGACAGGAAGTGGAAAAGGTCACAAGTCTGAAGAAGCTGGCTCTACAGGATCTTCATCTGGAAGCAGGAGATTACCACCACCCGCCCCTTCCTCATCTTTGAAGAAGTTGCGGTCTCTATCTGCATTAGATTCCCGCCCAGGCACTTTTTCAAAAAGAACT TCAGATGACTTGGAGGACGGAGAGATTGCATTATCAGGGGACTCACATATGGATCTACAGCAATCAGGAAGCTGGAACCATGACCGGGATGATGGTGAGGATGAACAGGTCCTGCAGCCAAAAATAAAACGCAAAAGGAGTCTCCGAACTCGTCCAAGACCTAGCACCGATAAACAGGAAGATAGATCTGGTGCAGATGGTACCTTCCCCCAACGTGGTGCTCGCCTTTTATTCCCAGGAGATGGTGATTATGATTCACAGCAAGATGCCCATGCTCTTGCAGATCCTACTTCCAGGCAGCAAGACACAGTTCATCCGATAGTGAAGCAGAAGCGTAACATGCCATCTGGAAAGGCCTCTCCTGCTTCTAGGGCAGGGAAGTCCACCCACTTGTCTGGGTCTGCCGAGGGATCTGCTGAACACTCTAAGCAGAATTGGAGCAACAAGGTCATCAGTTCTGCTGGCACAAAGATGTCTGACAGCATGCAAAGAAAG TGCAAGAATGTAATAAGCAAGCTTTGGAGGAGAATTGGCAAAGAGGGACACCAAAAGATACCCAACATAGCTTCTTGGTGGCGAAGGAATGAAAATTCTTCATCCAAAGGTGTGGCTGGAAGCACCCTCGACCTACAGAAAATCGAATTGCGAGTTGACGGATTAGAGTATGGCAGCGTAGCTGAGTTCATAGCGGACATGCAACAGATGTTGAAGAGTGTGGTTCAACATTTTGGCTACAGACACGAG GTCCGGGTAGAAGCTGAGATTCTCCACAACCTATTCTTCAACATAATGAAGATCGCCTTCCCAGACTCTGACTTCCAAGAGATGAAGGACTCGCTGTCGTTTTCGAATCCCGGAGGTGGTGCAAGCGGCACGGCTGTCCCATCAGCAAAGCACCTGGCTTCAGGCCTGAAGCGCCGGTCCGCCACCACTGAAGCGGAGCAGCATGGTCCCGGCAGCGGCAAGCACAGCAGCCATCACGCGTCGGCCGGCGAGGCTCCTAGCCGGGCCAAACCCGACAGGGACTCGAGGCATTCAGGACCAGGAAGCAGGGACCAGAGCCTCGACAGCCCAGGGCTGCCGCTGCACCCTGGCGACCTGTTCATCGCCAAGAAGAAGAGGCAAGACCGGGCTCGGTCCAGCATCGGGTCGCCCTCCAGCTCAGGCCCCCGAGGACCGCTCTCCCCGACCAGCACCGGCCGGTTGGGCCCGGTGCCGTCGCCCAGAGGCGCGAGGACGCCGTTCCAGAGGGACTCTCACCCGTCCCAGCAGTCCATGCCCGGGTGGGGCGCGCACTCGGACCGCGGGGGGAGCTCGCCGCCCGGCATCGGGGACATCCACTGGGCCAAGCCCGCCAAGCGGCAGCGGACCGACACCAGCAAGAGGCGGCCGAGCCACTTGTGA